The following proteins are co-located in the Spinactinospora alkalitolerans genome:
- a CDS encoding SPW repeat domain-containing protein: MKGRWDDWGVVVAGVAAAVSWIWHGMLGIGAASMVLLGVLMVLTAVMSITRPGLITTEAVTLVLGVLMFLTPWLFGFADTAPAAWTGWVVGAVVVVMGLIGLPLSNAVHRRAVPH; encoded by the coding sequence ATGAAGGGGCGCTGGGACGACTGGGGGGTCGTGGTGGCGGGCGTGGCCGCGGCCGTGAGCTGGATCTGGCACGGCATGCTCGGCATCGGCGCCGCGTCCATGGTGCTGCTCGGCGTGCTCATGGTGCTGACCGCGGTGATGTCGATCACCCGCCCCGGGCTCATCACGACCGAGGCCGTGACGCTGGTGCTCGGCGTCCTGATGTTCCTCACCCCGTGGCTGTTCGGCTTCGCCGACACGGCCCCGGCGGCGTGGACGGGCTGGGTCGTCGGTGCGGTGGTCGTGGTGATGGGGCTGATCGGCCTGCCGCTGAGCAACGCGGTGCACCGCCGCGCGGTCCCGCACTAG
- a CDS encoding alpha/beta hydrolase: MTRRMNAPAIAALSVLIGGAVWLQQPDPVPAPLRYSSEVVDGHHLLADDPAGSGRVVEALGDLDGADDIAVLVPGTGQNRGNFRRSDGNPGTVPLANGRALLEELRRQRPDSRAAVVVWLGYLPPQDLGPHALTSTSAREGAAELVRFDAWLPEDAHVTLVCHSYGSVVCGEAARHGGVADDVVALGSPGMGVGGAEEVRARVWATRADDDWIRFVPSVALGPLGYGSDPMDPDFGARVFFPGPIHGHESYYRPGSASLEAIARIALGDGGELRETTP, translated from the coding sequence ATGACGCGACGGATGAACGCCCCGGCCATCGCGGCCCTGTCGGTACTCATCGGCGGAGCGGTGTGGCTGCAGCAGCCCGATCCCGTACCGGCGCCGCTGCGCTACTCCTCCGAGGTCGTCGACGGGCACCACCTGCTGGCCGACGACCCCGCCGGTTCCGGCCGGGTGGTGGAGGCGCTGGGCGACCTCGACGGCGCCGACGACATCGCCGTGCTCGTGCCCGGCACCGGGCAGAACCGGGGCAACTTCCGGCGCAGCGACGGCAACCCCGGCACGGTCCCGCTGGCCAACGGCCGGGCGCTGCTGGAGGAGCTGCGGCGGCAGCGGCCGGACTCCCGCGCGGCCGTGGTGGTCTGGCTGGGCTACCTGCCGCCGCAGGACCTGGGCCCGCACGCGCTCACCTCCACGTCGGCGCGGGAGGGCGCGGCCGAGCTGGTGCGGTTCGACGCGTGGCTGCCGGAGGACGCCCACGTCACCCTGGTCTGCCACAGCTACGGCAGCGTCGTGTGCGGCGAGGCCGCCCGGCACGGGGGCGTCGCCGACGACGTGGTGGCGCTGGGCAGCCCCGGGATGGGCGTGGGCGGCGCGGAGGAGGTGCGGGCGCGGGTGTGGGCCACTCGCGCCGATGACGACTGGATCCGCTTCGTGCCGTCGGTCGCCCTGGGACCGCTGGGCTACGGCTCCGACCCGATGGACCCGGATTTCGGCGCCCGGGTGTTCTTCCCCGGTCCGATTCACGGGCATGAATCCTATTACCGGCCCGGGAGCGCGTCGCTGGAGGCCATCGCGCGGATCGCGCTCGGGGACGGCGGAGAACTGCGGGAGACGACGCCATGA
- a CDS encoding ATP-dependent helicase codes for MSSSPYRLVRRVRRVAPPPVLDDHQQRVVAHKGGPLLVLAGPGTGKTTTIVEAVVDRIENRGTDPAKVLVLTFSRKAAQELRERITARLRRTTREPLALTFHSYAYALIRREFQRSGDLPPRLLSGPEQLMEVRELLAGELGDGAAAWPERLRPALHTRGFADELRDFLMRAQERGLDSSDLSALGRAQNRDDWVAAGGFLDRYIGRFDIAPVPTFNYAELVRIAANLLGDPEVQARERAAREAVFVDEYQDTDPAQEELLRALAGDGRGLVAVGDPDQSVYGFRGADVRNILEFPQRFPQVNGEPAPVVALQVCRRSGPAPLDASRRLARRLPAAPSPNGGQVNAHRMLTPVPEAPTGGVKVLLAESPAQEAAVIADTLRRANLIDGVPWSRMAVLVRSATRQVPVLRRALIAANVPVRVSGDELPLAAESLIRPMLLLVRCALHGDALDDATAHELLTSAFGDADSIRLRRLGRALRRIELESGGNRTSAALLADALNDPRDLAMVDPEVREPAERIAGYLRLIRERAAAGGTAEDVLWEVWRTSGLADRLLKASQAGGRRGAAADRDLDSVVALFESAARYCDRLPPGVPEGFLDDLEAQEIPADTLAEQAPQGESVRILTAHRSKGLEWDLVVVAGVQEGDWPDLRLRGSLLGVEHLVDTVSGFTENSGAALASKLLDEERRLFYVAVTRARRDLVVTAVGGEDTEERPSRFLSELGAAEPERVTTGRRWLALPALVADLRSAVTDPRAPDPLRRAAAAHLARLADAGVRGADPREWYALTGLSDDSPLVGPDEQIRVSPSQVERFGDCELRWLLETAAGADPAQLSANLGTIVHAIAVLVAEGADLPEIRRRMDGVWSELDFGGPWYADKQREKAEAMIGKLISWQDGNERTLVATEEGFKVDLGGVEIVGRIDRLEKDAAGRGVIVDIKTGNSAPRDDDIARHPQLGVYQLAVLKSAFEHFGLTEPGGAALVQIGEKRAKAKEQGQGALGDDPDPAWSERLVHDVATGMAGSTFKARINEGCRVCSVRSSCPLNDEGGRV; via the coding sequence GTGAGCTCATCCCCGTACCGTCTGGTGCGGCGGGTCCGGCGCGTGGCGCCCCCGCCGGTCCTGGACGACCACCAGCAGCGCGTCGTCGCCCACAAGGGCGGCCCGCTGCTCGTGCTGGCGGGGCCGGGCACCGGCAAGACCACCACGATCGTCGAGGCCGTCGTCGACCGGATCGAGAACCGGGGAACGGACCCCGCGAAGGTCCTGGTGCTCACGTTCAGCCGCAAGGCGGCCCAGGAACTGCGGGAGCGCATCACCGCGCGGCTGCGCCGCACCACGCGCGAACCCCTCGCGCTCACCTTCCACAGCTACGCCTACGCGCTGATCCGCAGGGAGTTCCAGCGCTCCGGCGACCTGCCGCCGCGGCTGCTGTCAGGGCCCGAACAGCTCATGGAGGTGCGCGAACTGCTCGCGGGCGAGCTGGGCGACGGCGCCGCGGCGTGGCCCGAGCGGCTGCGGCCGGCGCTGCACACCCGCGGCTTCGCCGACGAGCTGCGCGACTTCCTGATGCGCGCCCAGGAGCGGGGGCTGGACTCCTCGGACCTGAGCGCCCTCGGACGCGCGCAGAACCGCGACGACTGGGTGGCGGCCGGCGGCTTCCTCGACCGCTACATCGGGCGCTTCGACATCGCCCCGGTCCCGACGTTCAACTACGCCGAACTCGTGCGGATCGCGGCGAACCTGCTCGGCGACCCCGAGGTCCAGGCGCGGGAGCGCGCGGCGAGGGAGGCCGTGTTCGTCGACGAGTACCAGGACACCGACCCGGCCCAGGAGGAGCTGCTGCGCGCGCTGGCCGGGGACGGCCGCGGCCTCGTCGCGGTGGGCGACCCCGACCAGTCCGTCTACGGCTTCCGGGGCGCCGACGTGCGCAACATCCTGGAGTTCCCGCAACGGTTCCCCCAGGTGAACGGGGAACCGGCCCCGGTGGTGGCGCTCCAGGTGTGCCGGCGCAGCGGCCCCGCGCCGCTGGACGCCTCCCGCCGCCTCGCCCGGCGGCTGCCCGCCGCGCCGAGCCCCAACGGCGGGCAGGTCAACGCCCACCGCATGCTCACCCCCGTGCCCGAAGCGCCGACCGGCGGCGTCAAGGTCCTGCTCGCCGAGAGCCCGGCGCAGGAGGCCGCCGTCATCGCCGACACCCTGCGCCGCGCCAACCTCATCGACGGCGTGCCGTGGTCGCGCATGGCCGTGCTGGTCCGCTCAGCGACGCGGCAGGTCCCCGTGCTGCGGCGCGCGCTGATCGCCGCGAACGTGCCGGTCCGGGTCAGCGGGGACGAGCTGCCGCTGGCCGCGGAGTCGCTGATCCGCCCGATGCTGCTGCTGGTCCGCTGCGCGCTGCACGGGGACGCGCTCGACGATGCGACCGCGCACGAACTGCTGACCAGCGCCTTCGGTGACGCCGACAGCATCAGGCTGCGCCGGCTCGGACGCGCCCTGCGCCGAATCGAACTCGAATCCGGGGGCAACCGGACCTCGGCGGCGCTGCTCGCCGACGCCCTGAACGACCCGCGTGACCTCGCCATGGTCGACCCGGAGGTGCGCGAGCCCGCCGAGCGCATCGCCGGATACCTGCGGCTGATCCGCGAGCGCGCCGCGGCCGGCGGCACGGCCGAGGACGTGCTGTGGGAGGTCTGGCGGACCTCGGGCCTGGCCGACCGGCTGCTCAAGGCCAGCCAGGCCGGCGGGCGGCGCGGTGCCGCGGCCGACCGCGACCTGGACTCCGTGGTCGCACTGTTCGAGAGCGCGGCGCGCTACTGCGACCGCCTCCCGCCCGGCGTGCCCGAGGGATTCCTGGACGACCTGGAGGCCCAGGAGATCCCGGCCGACACGCTGGCCGAGCAGGCGCCGCAGGGCGAGTCGGTGCGCATCCTCACCGCGCACCGCTCCAAAGGGCTGGAGTGGGACCTCGTGGTGGTCGCCGGGGTGCAGGAGGGCGACTGGCCCGACCTGCGCCTGCGCGGATCCCTCCTGGGCGTGGAGCACCTGGTCGACACCGTCTCCGGCTTCACCGAGAACTCCGGCGCCGCGCTCGCCTCCAAGCTGCTGGACGAGGAGCGCCGCCTGTTCTACGTCGCCGTCACCCGGGCCCGGCGCGACCTCGTCGTCACGGCGGTGGGCGGCGAGGACACCGAGGAGCGCCCCTCGCGGTTCCTCTCCGAGCTCGGCGCGGCCGAACCCGAACGCGTCACCACCGGGCGGCGCTGGCTGGCGCTGCCCGCGCTTGTGGCCGACCTGCGCTCGGCCGTCACCGACCCCAGGGCGCCCGATCCGCTGCGCCGCGCCGCAGCGGCCCACCTGGCCCGCCTCGCCGACGCCGGCGTGCGGGGCGCCGACCCCCGCGAGTGGTACGCGCTGACCGGGCTGTCCGACGACAGCCCGCTGGTCGGGCCGGACGAGCAGATCCGGGTGTCGCCGTCGCAGGTGGAGAGGTTCGGCGACTGCGAGCTGCGCTGGCTGCTGGAGACCGCGGCCGGGGCCGACCCCGCGCAGCTCTCCGCCAACCTCGGCACCATCGTACACGCCATCGCCGTCCTCGTCGCCGAGGGCGCCGACCTCCCCGAGATCCGGCGCCGCATGGACGGCGTGTGGTCGGAGCTGGACTTCGGCGGCCCGTGGTACGCCGACAAGCAGCGCGAGAAGGCCGAGGCGATGATCGGCAAGCTCATCTCCTGGCAGGACGGCAACGAACGGACGCTGGTCGCCACGGAGGAGGGCTTCAAGGTCGACCTCGGCGGCGTCGAGATCGTGGGCCGGATCGACCGCCTGGAGAAGGACGCGGCCGGCCGGGGCGTGATCGTCGACATCAAGACCGGCAACAGCGCGCCCAGGGACGACGACATCGCCCGCCACCCCCAGCTCGGCGTCTACCAGTTGGCCGTGCTCAAGTCGGCCTTCGAGCACTTCGGACTGACCGAGCCCGGCGGCGCGGCCCTCGTCCAGATCGGCGAGAAGCGGGCCAAGGCCAAGGAGCAGGGACAGGGGGCACTCGGCGACGACCCCGATCCGGCCTGGTCGGAGCGGCTGGTCCACGACGTCGCCACCGGCATGGCCGGATCGACCTTCAAGGCCAGGATCAACGAGGGGTGCCGGGTCTGCTCGGTGCGCTCCAGTTGCCCGCTGAACGACGAGGGGGGCCGGGTGTGA
- a CDS encoding response regulator, whose translation MPITVIVADDQAMVRDGIATLLDAAPDIDVVGQAANGHEAVELARSHRPAVVVMDVRMPVLDGLAATRQITTMGGGADDPDGPAAGTRVLVLTTFDLDEYVYEALGAGASGFLLKDAPVEDLRSAVRVVADGDALLAPSVTKRLIGDIAKRRREKIHARPEAFDDLTPREVDVLRQVARGLSNGEIAQELFLAEQTVKTHVGRILMKLGLRDRTQAVVFSYENGLV comes from the coding sequence GTGCCCATCACCGTCATAGTCGCCGACGACCAGGCCATGGTGCGCGACGGCATCGCCACGCTGCTCGACGCCGCACCCGACATCGACGTCGTGGGGCAGGCCGCCAACGGGCACGAGGCCGTGGAGCTGGCGCGCAGCCACCGGCCGGCCGTCGTGGTGATGGACGTGCGCATGCCGGTCCTGGACGGCCTGGCCGCCACCCGGCAGATCACCACGATGGGCGGCGGGGCGGACGACCCCGACGGCCCGGCCGCGGGCACCCGGGTACTCGTCCTGACGACCTTCGACCTCGACGAGTACGTCTACGAGGCGCTCGGCGCCGGTGCCAGCGGGTTCCTGCTGAAGGACGCCCCGGTCGAGGACCTGCGCTCGGCGGTGCGCGTGGTGGCCGACGGCGACGCGCTGCTCGCGCCGTCGGTGACGAAGCGGCTGATCGGCGACATCGCCAAGCGGCGCAGGGAGAAGATCCACGCCCGGCCCGAGGCCTTCGACGACCTCACCCCCCGCGAGGTCGACGTGCTGCGCCAGGTCGCGCGCGGCCTGTCCAACGGCGAGATCGCGCAGGAGCTGTTCCTCGCCGAGCAGACCGTGAAGACCCACGTCGGCCGGATCCTGATGAAGCTGGGCCTGCGCGACCGCACCCAGGCCGTCGTCTTCAGCTACGAGAACGGGCTGGTCTAG
- a CDS encoding class I SAM-dependent methyltransferase, whose protein sequence is MRDTIAEHYENLARDYDGNWAHSAEYVEWMNRLIAEALDLRPGDRVADVGGGTGLFERALLPRISPDTPLLCVDPSQHMLDQVPADPRVRTVCAGAEEVAEGRADLPYGELDAVLVKETIHHVPDVAATVGGLARLLAPGGRLLIISLPPKLDYPLFQAALDRFAERHPEIADIAAAMRSSGLDTRIGQHDFAVEVDREHYIRLVQRHKWMSVLFTFTDEELASGAEEMRSRHPEQTLRFTDRFGFVLGRRPE, encoded by the coding sequence GTGCGCGACACGATCGCGGAACACTACGAGAATCTTGCTCGCGACTATGACGGCAACTGGGCCCACAGCGCCGAGTACGTGGAGTGGATGAACCGGCTGATCGCCGAGGCACTGGACCTACGGCCGGGCGACCGGGTCGCCGACGTCGGCGGCGGGACCGGACTGTTCGAGCGGGCGCTGCTGCCCCGGATCTCCCCCGACACGCCCCTGCTGTGCGTGGATCCCTCCCAGCACATGCTGGACCAGGTGCCCGCCGACCCGCGCGTGCGCACGGTGTGCGCCGGCGCCGAGGAGGTCGCCGAGGGGCGGGCCGACCTCCCCTACGGGGAGCTCGACGCCGTCCTGGTCAAGGAGACGATCCACCACGTCCCCGACGTGGCCGCCACGGTCGGCGGTCTCGCCCGGCTGCTCGCCCCCGGCGGCAGGCTGCTGATCATCAGCCTCCCGCCCAAGCTCGATTACCCGCTGTTCCAGGCCGCCCTGGACCGCTTCGCCGAGAGGCACCCCGAGATCGCCGACATCGCGGCGGCCATGCGCTCCAGCGGCCTGGACACCCGGATCGGCCAGCACGACTTCGCCGTCGAGGTGGACAGGGAGCACTACATTCGGCTGGTCCAGCGGCACAAGTGGATGTCGGTGCTGTTCACCTTCACCGACGAGGAGCTCGCGTCCGGCGCCGAGGAGATGCGCAGCAGGCACCCGGAGCAGACGCTGCGCTTCACCGACCGCTTCGGCTTCGTCCTCGGCCGCCGACCGGAATAG
- a CDS encoding MGMT family protein, which yields MPQPDAHPGDYAERVLEVVERIPPGRVMSYGDVAEYLGEGGPRQVGAVMSTWGGGVPWWRVIRADGTPPPGHEVRALSHYAAESTPLRPGTDRVDMRRARWDG from the coding sequence ATGCCCCAGCCAGACGCCCATCCCGGCGACTACGCCGAACGCGTGCTCGAAGTCGTGGAGCGGATCCCGCCCGGCCGGGTCATGTCCTACGGCGACGTCGCCGAGTACCTCGGGGAGGGCGGCCCGAGGCAGGTCGGCGCCGTCATGTCGACGTGGGGCGGCGGCGTGCCCTGGTGGCGGGTGATCCGCGCCGACGGGACCCCGCCGCCCGGCCACGAGGTGCGCGCCCTGAGCCACTACGCCGCCGAGTCCACCCCGCTGCGCCCGGGCACCGACCGCGTCGACATGCGCCGCGCCAGGTGGGACGGGTGA
- a CDS encoding ATP-dependent helicase, whose translation MTETLPSRTFGPAQLARLLGQPEPTAEQAAVISAPLAPGVVVAGAGSGKSETMAGRVVWLVANGHVRPENLLGLTFTRKAASELAERVRKRLDQLRGSGAVPDEVLDGEPTVSTYHSYASRLVGDHALREAVEPSARLITQAVAWQLANQIVSGYDGPMSAVNSVPETVVRDVLALSGELAEHLRTPDDVRRIGAWLRERADALPESKAPTRELLAAQEHREQLLPLLEGFAEAKAAREVMDFGDQVALAARIARRHPEVGLIEKSRYHVVLLDEYQDTSHAQLVLLRALFGDAHPVTAVGDPCQSIYGWRGASSGNLTGFPTDFPERPGRPASVRQLATSFRNGERVLAVAKRIAEPLRAQADSVPVLHPGPARRGRGFVTGALLATETEEAEWIAGQIEIALRESRGTHRAPDGLPWPEQENRGPLSPGDVAILCRKRSQFPLLRERLELRGIPVEVVGLGGLVNVPEVRDIVATLRVLNDPAAGNELARLLTGPRWRLGASDLVALNRRATELAEESRRDLNRSAPAEPDRPADPLTRTVFDLTAESGSLLDALDDLGPAERYSPTGHERLTALAEELRALRRLVAQPLPDLITDIERTLGLDIEVGARTGRDPVAARADLDAFIDVAARFVGTSEAPTLSAFLAFLRSAEDTERGLAPGERVGSTDTVKLMTVHAAKGLQWPMVVVPGLSQTLFPTRPGAGKSWTGRPAELPFPLRGDSVGLPRLTDVDDASIKRFREEEKGRDTMEERRLAYVAVTRAAFALLCTGHRWGAGTKTAREPSPFLEEVREACAAGAGRIAQWAPAPGETETNPQLVDVEPVAWPHLPEDYVGAAADRHREVVAGARLVEEARAGAGAPWLEQLERAAVPESWNRRLKGWQRDTDLLLAHRDTERTDDGAVTVELPAHLTVSSLVSLARDPAALARQIRRPLPRPPAPHTRRGTAFHLWLEQRFGQESLLDPDELPGAADEAVGRDDDLSELQRLFEAGEWGGRIPLDVEVPFETVIGDRLVRGRMDAVFHDEEHGHYDVVDWKTGRPPGTDRERRAVAVQLAAYRIAWAQLAGVPLEHVRAAFHYVRTDLTIRPADLLDADGLAALIDRIPEAE comes from the coding sequence ATGACCGAGACACTGCCCAGCCGGACCTTCGGCCCCGCGCAGCTCGCGCGGCTGCTCGGGCAGCCCGAGCCGACGGCGGAGCAGGCCGCCGTCATCTCCGCGCCCCTCGCGCCGGGCGTGGTCGTCGCGGGCGCGGGATCGGGCAAGAGCGAGACGATGGCCGGCCGCGTCGTGTGGCTGGTCGCCAACGGCCACGTCCGCCCGGAGAACCTGCTCGGCCTGACGTTCACCCGCAAGGCGGCATCGGAGCTGGCCGAACGCGTCCGCAAGCGCCTCGACCAGCTTCGCGGCTCCGGCGCGGTGCCCGACGAGGTCCTCGACGGCGAACCCACCGTCTCCACCTACCACTCCTACGCCTCCCGCCTGGTGGGCGACCACGCGCTGCGCGAGGCCGTGGAACCCTCGGCCAGGCTGATCACCCAGGCGGTGGCCTGGCAGCTGGCCAACCAGATCGTGAGCGGCTACGACGGGCCCATGAGCGCGGTGAACTCCGTCCCGGAGACGGTCGTGCGCGACGTCCTCGCGCTCTCAGGGGAACTCGCCGAGCACCTGCGTACGCCCGACGACGTCCGCCGGATCGGCGCGTGGCTGCGGGAGCGCGCCGACGCGCTGCCCGAGAGCAAGGCGCCGACCAGGGAGCTGCTCGCGGCCCAGGAGCACCGCGAGCAGCTCCTGCCGCTGCTGGAGGGGTTCGCCGAGGCCAAGGCGGCGCGCGAGGTCATGGACTTCGGCGACCAGGTGGCGCTGGCCGCGCGCATCGCCCGGCGGCACCCCGAGGTCGGGCTGATCGAGAAGAGCCGCTACCACGTGGTGCTGCTGGACGAGTACCAGGACACCAGTCACGCCCAGTTGGTGCTGCTGCGCGCGCTGTTCGGCGACGCCCACCCGGTGACCGCCGTCGGCGACCCCTGCCAGTCCATCTACGGCTGGCGCGGGGCCAGCTCCGGCAACCTCACGGGATTCCCGACCGACTTCCCCGAGCGCCCGGGGCGGCCGGCCTCCGTCCGCCAGCTCGCCACCAGCTTCCGCAACGGCGAACGCGTCCTCGCCGTCGCCAAGCGCATCGCCGAACCGCTGCGCGCGCAGGCCGACTCCGTCCCGGTCCTGCACCCCGGGCCCGCCCGGCGCGGCCGCGGCTTCGTCACCGGTGCGCTGCTGGCCACCGAGACCGAGGAGGCGGAGTGGATCGCCGGGCAGATCGAGATCGCGCTGCGGGAGTCCCGCGGCACCCACCGCGCCCCGGACGGGCTGCCGTGGCCGGAGCAGGAGAACCGGGGACCGCTCAGCCCCGGTGACGTCGCGATCCTGTGCCGCAAGCGCTCCCAGTTCCCGCTGCTGCGCGAGCGGCTGGAGCTGCGCGGCATCCCGGTCGAGGTCGTCGGCCTCGGCGGGCTGGTCAACGTGCCCGAGGTGCGCGACATCGTCGCCACGCTGCGGGTCCTGAACGACCCGGCGGCGGGCAACGAGCTGGCCCGCCTGCTCACCGGGCCCCGCTGGCGGCTCGGAGCGAGCGACCTGGTGGCGCTGAACAGGCGCGCCACCGAGCTGGCCGAGGAGAGCAGACGCGACCTGAACCGGTCGGCGCCCGCCGAACCGGACCGGCCGGCCGACCCGCTGACCCGGACGGTCTTCGACCTCACGGCCGAGAGCGGCAGCCTGCTCGACGCGCTGGACGACCTCGGGCCCGCCGAGCGCTACTCCCCGACCGGCCACGAGCGGCTGACCGCGCTCGCCGAGGAGCTGCGCGCCCTGCGCCGCCTCGTCGCCCAGCCGCTGCCCGACCTGATCACCGACATCGAGCGCACGCTCGGCCTGGACATCGAGGTGGGCGCCCGGACCGGCCGCGACCCGGTGGCGGCCCGCGCCGACCTCGACGCGTTCATCGACGTCGCGGCCAGGTTCGTGGGCACGAGCGAGGCGCCCACCCTCAGCGCGTTCCTCGCCTTCCTGCGCTCCGCCGAGGACACCGAGCGGGGCCTGGCGCCGGGCGAGCGCGTCGGCTCCACCGACACCGTCAAGCTCATGACCGTCCACGCGGCCAAGGGCCTGCAGTGGCCGATGGTCGTGGTCCCCGGCCTGAGCCAGACCCTGTTCCCCACCAGGCCGGGGGCCGGGAAGAGCTGGACCGGGCGGCCGGCCGAGCTGCCGTTCCCGCTCCGCGGCGACAGCGTCGGCCTGCCCCGGCTCACCGACGTCGACGACGCCTCCATCAAGCGGTTCCGGGAGGAGGAGAAGGGCCGCGACACGATGGAGGAGCGCCGTCTCGCCTACGTCGCCGTCACCCGGGCCGCCTTCGCTCTGCTGTGCACCGGGCACCGGTGGGGAGCGGGGACGAAGACCGCGCGGGAGCCGTCGCCCTTCCTGGAGGAGGTCCGCGAGGCGTGCGCGGCCGGAGCGGGCCGGATCGCGCAGTGGGCCCCCGCGCCGGGCGAGACCGAGACCAACCCCCAGTTGGTGGACGTCGAACCGGTCGCCTGGCCGCACCTTCCCGAGGACTACGTCGGCGCGGCCGCCGACCGGCACCGCGAGGTCGTGGCCGGCGCCCGGCTCGTCGAGGAGGCCCGGGCCGGCGCCGGAGCCCCGTGGCTGGAGCAATTGGAGCGCGCCGCCGTACCGGAGTCCTGGAACCGCAGACTGAAGGGGTGGCAGCGCGACACCGACCTGCTGCTCGCCCACCGCGACACCGAGCGGACCGACGACGGGGCCGTCACCGTCGAGCTGCCTGCGCACCTGACGGTGTCGTCGCTGGTGTCGCTGGCCCGCGATCCGGCGGCGCTCGCCCGTCAGATCCGCCGCCCGCTGCCGCGCCCACCGGCGCCGCACACCCGCAGGGGGACCGCGTTTCACCTGTGGCTGGAGCAGCGCTTCGGCCAGGAGAGCCTGCTCGACCCCGACGAGCTGCCCGGCGCGGCCGACGAGGCGGTCGGCCGCGACGACGACCTCTCCGAGCTGCAGCGACTGTTCGAGGCCGGAGAGTGGGGCGGGCGGATCCCGCTGGACGTCGAGGTGCCGTTCGAGACGGTCATCGGCGACCGGCTCGTCCGCGGCCGGATGGACGCGGTCTTCCACGACGAGGAGCACGGACACTACGACGTCGTCGACTGGAAGACCGGCCGCCCGCCCGGCACCGACCGGGAGCGCAGGGCCGTGGCCGTCCAGCTCGCGGCCTACCGGATCGCCTGGGCGCAGTTGGCCGGGGTGCCGCTGGAGCACGTGCGCGCCGCGTTCCACTACGTGCGCACCGACCTGACCATCCGCCCCGCCGACCTGCTCGACGCCGACGGCCTGGCGGCCTTGATCGACCGGATTCCCGAGGCGGAATGA
- a CDS encoding acyltransferase family protein, producing MTATNGDPVRRGHRADARRGPRPSRWRGAGHRIGEAAAGIDRATPATRERAIDGLRALAICGVVLGHWLVTALVVWEDGGLRVSSPLRDMPGLAPLSWVLQLLGLFFLVGGYVAARSLARSRERGQSDGAWLRARLGRLLRPLIAVAAVWGLIAAVLPLLGVPEATMRTGVLLTGQPMWFIAVYLAVTALTRYVVAADLRFGAVAVLVPLAAVAAVDLLCHGPWQEAVPGWLGMVNVLPAWLFGYQLGVSWAHGRLSRPIAVVLLIAGAVGLAVLVTRLGYPVSAVGVPGAERSNAHPPSLFVPTLAAAQIGAAVLLRDPLERLLRRSPLLWAGVAALNLGALTVFCWHQSALVAVSAAGSVWGVLPGLTAAADGPAWIAARLLWLPVFGAVLLLLVAALRRYEGPWERTALRSATARTAAVLAAAGFLVALVRIL from the coding sequence ATGACGGCCACGAACGGGGATCCGGTGCGGCGCGGCCACCGCGCAGACGCGCGGCGCGGCCCGCGACCGTCGCGGTGGCGCGGCGCCGGGCACCGCATCGGCGAGGCCGCCGCCGGGATCGACCGCGCCACGCCGGCGACGCGCGAGCGCGCGATCGACGGCCTGCGCGCCCTCGCGATCTGCGGTGTCGTCCTCGGCCACTGGCTGGTGACCGCGCTGGTGGTGTGGGAGGACGGCGGTCTGCGCGTCTCCAGCCCGCTGCGGGACATGCCCGGGCTGGCCCCGTTGAGCTGGGTACTGCAACTGCTCGGCCTGTTCTTCCTGGTGGGCGGCTACGTCGCGGCGCGGTCCCTGGCGCGGTCGCGGGAGCGGGGGCAGAGCGACGGGGCGTGGCTGCGCGCCCGGCTGGGACGGCTGCTGCGGCCGCTGATCGCGGTGGCCGCGGTCTGGGGGCTGATCGCGGCGGTGCTCCCGCTGCTCGGCGTGCCGGAGGCGACGATGCGCACGGGCGTGCTGCTGACCGGCCAGCCGATGTGGTTCATCGCCGTGTACCTGGCGGTCACCGCGCTGACCCGCTACGTCGTGGCGGCCGACCTGCGCTTCGGCGCCGTCGCCGTACTGGTCCCGCTGGCGGCCGTCGCAGCCGTCGACCTGCTGTGCCACGGCCCCTGGCAGGAGGCGGTGCCCGGATGGCTCGGCATGGTCAACGTGCTCCCGGCCTGGCTGTTCGGCTACCAGTTGGGCGTGTCCTGGGCGCACGGTCGGCTGAGCCGGCCGATCGCGGTGGTCCTGCTCATCGCCGGGGCGGTGGGACTCGCTGTGCTGGTGACCCGACTCGGTTACCCGGTGAGCGCCGTCGGCGTGCCCGGGGCGGAACGCAGCAACGCCCACCCGCCGTCGCTGTTCGTCCCGACGCTGGCGGCGGCCCAGATCGGCGCGGCCGTGCTGCTGCGCGACCCGCTGGAGCGCCTGCTGCGCCGCAGTCCGCTGCTGTGGGCGGGGGTCGCCGCGCTCAACCTCGGCGCGCTCACGGTGTTCTGCTGGCACCAGAGCGCACTGGTCGCGGTGAGCGCGGCGGGGTCGGTGTGGGGTGTGCTGCCCGGCCTGACCGCCGCCGCCGACGGACCGGCCTGGATCGCGGCCCGCCTGCTGTGGCTGCCGGTGTTCGGCGCGGTCCTGCTGCTGCTCGTGGCGGCGCTGCGCCGCTACGAGGGCCCGTGGGAGCGCACCGCCCTGCGTTCGGCCACCGCTCGCACAGCCGCCGTCCTGGCCGCCGCCGGCTTCCTGGTGGCGCTGGTCCGAATCCTGTAG